The Streptomyces griseiscabiei genome includes a window with the following:
- a CDS encoding carboxymuconolactone decarboxylase family protein gives MEARLNLLGNPLTGKLVKHLVGASKVVDESGLPLTTQELVRIRASQINGCGYCLDMHTKEAEHAGETAQRLHLVATWREAKVFTEAERAALELAEQGTRIADAAGGVPDEVWENAAKHYDESQLLALVALIALINTFNRLNVMVQQPAGDYKVGMLG, from the coding sequence ATGGAAGCCCGTCTGAACCTGCTCGGCAACCCGCTCACCGGCAAGCTCGTCAAGCACCTCGTCGGCGCGAGCAAGGTGGTCGACGAGTCCGGACTGCCGCTCACCACCCAGGAGTTGGTGCGTATCCGGGCCAGCCAGATCAACGGCTGCGGCTACTGCCTCGACATGCACACCAAGGAGGCCGAGCACGCCGGGGAGACCGCCCAGCGGCTGCACCTGGTCGCCACCTGGCGGGAGGCGAAGGTCTTCACCGAGGCCGAGCGTGCCGCCCTGGAACTGGCCGAGCAGGGCACCCGGATCGCCGACGCGGCCGGCGGCGTCCCGGACGAGGTCTGGGAGAACGCGGCCAAGCACTACGACGAGAGCCAGTTGCTCGCCCTGGTGGCCCTCATCGCCCTCATCAACACCTTCAACCGGCTGAACGTGATGGTGCAACAGCCGGCGGGCGACTACAAGGTGGGCATGCTCGGCTGA
- a CDS encoding Rieske 2Fe-2S domain-containing protein has product MPSVPYGWYAVLRSRELRAGKVVPLHYFGRALIAFRGADGRPAVRDAHCPHYGAHLGVGGKVVDGTVECPFHGWRFGADGRCVEAPFAVRTPRVSIGGFPVREHSGLVFVYVGPDDPDGPDGPGAPAWEVPEIEETGSRRFASPIDDTCRARIHIQEMRENIVDESHFHFIHGQSRPPVQEWREDGPFAEARGTISRRVFGWDIHNTFDAYMYGPGVMVVRAHGPVLSVTAVALSTPVDDRTSELRMLYYLRRPRRLPFLTPLFKLVFRAEALGEVREEVRIWDHKIHQARPVLLPHEKGIRALRRWYAQFYPARPAPPAAPARPGAGVAQGAVEARDAVEAARSEV; this is encoded by the coding sequence ATGCCGAGCGTGCCGTACGGGTGGTACGCGGTGCTGCGGAGCCGGGAGCTGCGGGCCGGGAAGGTCGTCCCCCTGCACTACTTCGGGCGGGCGCTGATCGCGTTCCGCGGGGCGGACGGGCGGCCGGCCGTGCGGGACGCGCACTGTCCGCACTACGGCGCGCATCTGGGCGTCGGCGGGAAGGTCGTGGACGGCACGGTGGAGTGCCCGTTCCACGGGTGGCGGTTCGGGGCGGACGGACGGTGCGTGGAGGCGCCGTTCGCCGTCCGGACACCCCGGGTGTCGATCGGCGGGTTCCCGGTCCGCGAGCACAGCGGGCTGGTCTTCGTGTACGTCGGGCCGGACGACCCGGATGGACCGGATGGACCGGGCGCACCCGCGTGGGAGGTGCCGGAGATCGAGGAGACGGGGTCCCGGCGGTTCGCCTCGCCGATCGACGACACATGCCGGGCGCGGATCCACATCCAGGAGATGCGCGAGAACATCGTGGACGAGTCCCACTTCCACTTCATCCACGGCCAGAGCCGACCGCCGGTCCAGGAATGGCGGGAGGACGGGCCGTTCGCCGAGGCACGCGGGACGATCAGCCGGCGGGTGTTCGGGTGGGACATCCACAACACGTTCGACGCGTACATGTACGGGCCGGGGGTGATGGTCGTCCGGGCCCACGGGCCGGTGCTGTCGGTGACCGCCGTCGCGCTCAGCACCCCCGTGGACGACCGTACGAGTGAGCTGCGGATGCTGTACTACCTGCGCAGACCGCGCCGGCTCCCGTTCCTCACCCCCTTGTTCAAGCTCGTCTTCCGGGCGGAGGCGCTGGGCGAGGTACGGGAGGAGGTGCGGATCTGGGACCACAAGATCCATCAGGCGCGGCCGGTGCTGCTTCCGCACGAGAAGGGGATCAGGGCGCTGCGGCGGTGGTACGCGCAGTTCTATCCGGCCCGGCCGGCGCCTCCGGCCGCGCCCGCCCGTCCCGGGGCCGGCGTGGCGCAGGGCGCGGTCGAGGCGCGGGACGCGGTCGAGGCGGCCCGGTCGGAGGTTTAG
- a CDS encoding serine hydrolase domain-containing protein encodes MKASTRTLLAAALVLGVAAGSTALPATASAAPRATAPAASAIDPDVAAALETAVAGLPSADATAALVRVGGSAGVWRGGSGVHDLVSGRAADPEGRFRAGSVTKVFTAAVVLRLAAEGKVDLGRSARSYLPELIPASYGGVTVRQLLNHTHGIPAPDFPWTTVEGAYANRFVVHDPAEMVRSATAKAPEFAPGERQHYLNIGYTVAGLIIERVTGESYEQQVTRHIIKPLGLRDTYLPGTGARIAGPHNRGYQRMTLDDGTTGLRDVTVWGVTDGWAAGDLVSTTADLERFTKALFRGRVVPRGPVLEEMFTVPEVDDLTTGRPAEYAVGLARKVLGGREVWGKTGGRWGYNSAIASTRDGSRTLVYSVNSTDAKGRDMNQVAMRVMVAAYGKPS; translated from the coding sequence CTGAAGGCCTCCACGCGTACGCTGCTCGCCGCCGCCCTCGTCCTCGGGGTGGCCGCCGGCTCCACGGCCCTGCCGGCCACCGCGTCCGCCGCGCCCCGCGCGACGGCCCCGGCCGCGTCGGCGATCGACCCCGACGTGGCCGCCGCGCTGGAGACGGCCGTCGCCGGACTGCCCTCCGCCGACGCGACCGCCGCGCTCGTCCGGGTCGGGGGAAGCGCGGGGGTGTGGCGGGGCGGTTCCGGTGTGCACGACCTCGTGAGCGGGCGGGCGGCCGATCCCGAGGGCCGCTTCCGGGCCGGGTCCGTGACCAAGGTGTTCACGGCGGCCGTGGTGCTGCGGCTCGCCGCCGAGGGGAAGGTCGACCTCGGCCGGAGCGCCCGTTCGTATCTGCCGGAGCTGATTCCGGCGTCGTACGGCGGTGTCACCGTCCGGCAGTTGCTGAACCACACACACGGCATCCCGGCGCCGGACTTCCCGTGGACGACCGTCGAGGGGGCGTACGCGAACCGTTTCGTGGTGCACGACCCGGCGGAGATGGTGCGGTCGGCGACGGCGAAGGCCCCCGAGTTCGCGCCGGGCGAGCGGCAGCACTACCTCAACATCGGGTACACGGTCGCCGGGCTGATCATCGAGCGGGTGACCGGGGAGTCGTACGAACAGCAGGTCACCCGGCACATCATCAAGCCGCTCGGGCTGCGGGACACCTACCTCCCGGGGACCGGTGCGCGGATCGCCGGACCGCACAACCGCGGCTATCAGCGGATGACGCTCGACGACGGGACGACCGGGCTGCGGGACGTCACCGTGTGGGGGGTGACGGACGGGTGGGCGGCCGGGGATCTCGTCTCGACCACGGCCGATCTGGAGCGGTTCACGAAGGCGCTGTTCCGGGGGCGGGTCGTGCCGCGCGGGCCGGTGCTGGAGGAGATGTTCACCGTGCCGGAGGTGGACGACCTCACGACCGGCAGGCCGGCCGAGTACGCCGTCGGGCTCGCCCGGAAGGTGCTCGGCGGGCGTGAGGTGTGGGGCAAGACCGGTGGCCGCTGGGGCTACAACTCGGCCATCGCCTCCACCCGCGACGGCTCCCGCACCCTCGTCTACAGCGTCAACTCCACCGACGCCAAGGGCAGGGACATGAACCAGGTGGCCATGCGGGTGATGGTGGCGGCCTACGGGAAGCCGTCGTGA
- a CDS encoding response regulator transcription factor: MTGQVIRVVVADDQELVRSGFALILGVQPDIEVVAEVGDGAEAVAAVREQRADVALLDIRMPRMDGIEACRAIGASGPDGGGCRVVMLTTFDSDEYVYEALHAGASGFLLKDVRRDDLVHAVRVVARGDSLLAPSVARRLVERYTRPAPAPARRPDPRLDVLTGRERETLLLLARGLSNAEIAAELVVSDHTVKTHVGNVLAKLGLRDRVQAVICAYETGLIAAGEAPPGPAAPPRGGGARPGYSPAPVRD; encoded by the coding sequence GTGACCGGTCAGGTGATCCGGGTGGTCGTGGCCGACGACCAGGAGCTGGTGCGCAGCGGCTTCGCGCTGATCCTCGGCGTGCAGCCGGACATCGAGGTGGTCGCGGAGGTGGGGGACGGGGCCGAGGCCGTGGCGGCGGTGCGCGAGCAGCGTGCCGATGTGGCGCTGCTCGACATCCGGATGCCCCGGATGGACGGGATCGAGGCCTGCCGGGCCATCGGGGCGAGCGGGCCGGACGGCGGCGGCTGCCGGGTGGTGATGCTGACGACCTTCGACTCCGACGAGTACGTCTACGAGGCGCTGCACGCGGGGGCCAGCGGGTTCCTGCTCAAGGACGTCCGGCGGGACGATCTCGTGCACGCCGTGCGGGTGGTGGCGCGCGGTGACTCGCTGCTGGCGCCCTCCGTGGCCCGGCGGCTGGTGGAGCGGTACACGCGGCCCGCTCCCGCACCGGCGCGGCGGCCCGACCCCCGGCTCGACGTGCTGACCGGGCGGGAGCGCGAGACGCTGCTGCTGCTGGCGCGCGGGCTGTCCAACGCCGAGATCGCCGCCGAGCTGGTCGTCAGCGACCACACGGTCAAGACCCATGTCGGCAACGTGCTCGCCAAGCTCGGGCTGCGGGACCGCGTCCAGGCGGTGATCTGCGCGTACGAGACGGGGCTGATCGCGGCGGGCGAGGCTCCGCCCGGCCCCGCGGCTCCCCCGCGCGGGGGAGGCGCCCGGCCCGGGTACTCCCCCGCGCCGGTGAGGGACTGA
- a CDS encoding histidine kinase → MNVIRGDGIRGVRAWWARGRVLAGGHPWVVDAGVALLVQGAMTMPFVVPRAAGLAPATWAAYGLTTLTVVPLVWRRRAPFAVLLAVLVTSMVYKLALDGPGQPLPYNGLVVVYTIAVLSPPWVRLVSGVLVSVAVPVGVWLNTRSARELTFSAFVFAAAYVFGRLTDARQRAHLVEAERAAARERARIAREMHDILSHAVSLMIVQAEAGPVAVRTAPERAEAAFDAISETGRDAMVQLRRMLGVLREDREDRDDGETGVSGLAPREPQPGVGELPALLDRVRGSGLEVGYEVVGAERELPGAAGATVFRVVQEAVTNTVRHAGARTVSVRLMYGESDLTVRVLDDGCGPHAGYGLELGHGHGLVGVRERAAAHGGTAEIGAGPGGQGFEVRVRIPVPDAARRGGPAVVAGSEAGA, encoded by the coding sequence GTGAACGTCATACGGGGAGACGGCATACGAGGTGTACGGGCCTGGTGGGCCCGGGGGCGGGTGCTCGCGGGCGGGCATCCGTGGGTGGTGGATGCCGGGGTCGCGCTGCTGGTGCAGGGGGCCATGACGATGCCGTTCGTGGTGCCCCGGGCGGCCGGGCTGGCGCCGGCGACGTGGGCGGCGTACGGGCTGACGACGCTGACCGTGGTGCCGCTGGTGTGGCGGCGGCGGGCCCCGTTCGCCGTGCTGCTGGCGGTGCTGGTGACCAGCATGGTGTACAAGCTGGCGCTGGACGGGCCGGGGCAGCCGTTGCCGTACAACGGGCTCGTCGTCGTCTACACGATCGCCGTGTTGTCGCCGCCGTGGGTCCGGCTGGTCAGCGGGGTGCTGGTGAGTGTCGCGGTGCCCGTGGGGGTGTGGCTGAACACCCGGTCGGCGCGTGAACTGACCTTCTCCGCCTTCGTGTTCGCCGCCGCCTATGTCTTCGGACGGCTCACCGACGCCCGGCAGCGCGCCCATCTCGTGGAGGCCGAGCGGGCCGCCGCGCGCGAACGGGCGCGGATCGCGCGGGAGATGCACGACATCCTCTCCCACGCCGTCAGCCTGATGATCGTGCAGGCGGAGGCCGGGCCCGTGGCCGTGCGGACCGCCCCCGAGCGCGCCGAGGCCGCCTTCGACGCCATCTCCGAGACCGGGCGGGACGCCATGGTCCAGCTGCGGCGGATGCTGGGCGTGCTGAGGGAGGACAGGGAGGACCGGGACGACGGCGAGACAGGGGTGTCGGGGCTCGCTCCCCGCGAACCTCAGCCGGGGGTCGGGGAGTTGCCCGCGCTGCTCGACCGGGTGCGGGGCAGTGGGCTGGAGGTCGGGTACGAGGTGGTGGGGGCGGAGCGGGAGCTGCCGGGGGCCGCGGGGGCGACCGTCTTCCGGGTGGTGCAGGAGGCGGTGACCAACACCGTCAGGCACGCGGGCGCCCGTACCGTGTCCGTCCGACTCATGTATGGGGAGAGTGACTTGACGGTACGTGTGCTGGACGACGGGTGCGGGCCGCACGCCGGGTACGGCCTCGAACTCGGGCACGGGCACGGGCTCGTCGGGGTGCGGGAGCGGGCCGCCGCGCACGGGGGTACGGCCGAGATCGGGGCGGGGCCCGGCGGGCAGGGGTTCGAGGTGCGGGTGCGGATACCCGTACCGGATGCGGCGCGCAGGGGTGGGCCGGCCGTCGTGGCGGGGTCGGAGGCGGGGGCGTGA
- a CDS encoding LacI family DNA-binding transcriptional regulator, producing the protein MGDVARLAGVSAQTVSRVSNGFAGVNEDTRRQVLDAMRELGYRPNSAARALRRGEFRTLGVITFSLSTLGNIRTLDAIATSAAREGYAVTLLPVAVPTQDEVNGAFSRLGELAVDAVIVIMEVHLLDTATVSVPPGVQVVVADSDAGDRYTVVDTDQAGGARDAVRHLLELGHGTVWHLAGPEGSFAAQRRANAWRETLAEAGGGREAPPLVRGDWSAESGYRAGLRIAEEADCTAVFVANDQMALGLLRALNERGRRVPEDVSVVGFDDIPESASFLPPLTTVHQDFAEVGRLCVEGVLRKMREDGREEAEESEEHGTTLVPTRLVRRLSTAPPPVPAR; encoded by the coding sequence ATGGGCGATGTCGCGCGCCTCGCCGGAGTCTCCGCCCAGACCGTCTCCCGCGTCTCCAACGGCTTCGCCGGAGTCAACGAGGACACCCGGCGCCAGGTCCTCGACGCCATGCGGGAGCTGGGCTACCGGCCCAACAGCGCGGCACGGGCGCTCAGACGCGGGGAGTTCCGGACGCTCGGGGTGATCACCTTCTCGCTCTCCACCCTGGGCAACATCCGCACCCTCGACGCCATCGCCACGTCCGCCGCGCGGGAGGGGTACGCCGTCACGCTGCTGCCCGTCGCCGTGCCGACGCAGGACGAGGTGAACGGGGCGTTCTCGCGGCTCGGGGAGCTGGCCGTGGACGCGGTCATCGTGATCATGGAGGTCCATCTGCTGGACACGGCGACCGTGTCCGTGCCGCCCGGGGTGCAGGTCGTGGTGGCCGACTCCGACGCCGGGGACCGGTACACCGTCGTCGACACCGACCAGGCCGGGGGCGCGCGGGACGCCGTACGGCATCTGCTGGAGCTGGGGCACGGGACGGTGTGGCATCTGGCCGGGCCGGAGGGGTCGTTCGCGGCGCAGCGGCGGGCGAACGCGTGGCGGGAGACGCTCGCCGAGGCCGGCGGGGGCCGGGAGGCGCCGCCGCTCGTGCGCGGTGACTGGTCCGCCGAGTCCGGGTACCGGGCCGGGCTGCGGATCGCCGAGGAGGCCGACTGCACGGCCGTGTTCGTCGCCAACGACCAGATGGCGCTGGGGTTGCTGCGGGCCCTGAACGAGCGGGGGCGCCGGGTCCCCGAGGACGTCAGCGTCGTCGGCTTCGACGACATCCCCGAGTCCGCGTCCTTCCTGCCGCCCCTCACCACCGTCCACCAGGATTTCGCCGAGGTGGGGCGGCTGTGCGTGGAGGGGGTGCTGCGGAAGATGCGGGAGGACGGGCGGGAGGAAGCAGAGGAGAGCGAGGAACACGGCACGACGCTCGTGCCCACGCGGCTCGTACGGCGGCTGAGTACGGCGCCGCCGCCCGTGCCCGCGCGCTGA
- a CDS encoding RICIN domain-containing protein: protein MAHRTRTNRSRTRRLFGAIGITALATGTAMATTSLPMAHADTTAAAAAVTVSPDPSYMGDKFEGWGTSLVWFANATGDYPKPIREKLANLLFGEDGLNLNIARYNIGGGNAPDVKDYLRAGGAVEGWWKAPAGTTREDVDWWSADDENDWNKDADATQRWWIDRIKKDITHWETFSNSPPWFMTESGYVSGGFDASKDQLKEESVEDFAKYLVGATERLEKAHGIKVDTLDPFNEPNTNYWGTKLGADGQPTGGRQEGAHIGPELQQKVLRALGPVLDDSRTRAGISAMDETNPGTFATNWNSYPKEVRDLVDQMNVHTYGTSQRTTVRDLAKAADKPLWMSEVEGDWGDGQSFTDMRPGLGLAQRMVDDLRELEPKAWVFWQPVEDYDNMKPGGESAKGGNWGSIQLSFACTQSDTLETCPIYTNTKFDTARNFTHYIKPGDRLIKTNDESSTAAVSKHGDRATVVHVNSTTASRAVTVDLSKFGEISKHATVTPVVTDAAGKLIRGQAVKVADKKATITVPAQSVTSFLVKGVDGVAASQAELQDDRTYTLTGVQSSKNLAIAADGKSLNIKTPSTSGSGQRWTVDRIGDNTPDNRARYALTEPTSGKRLAIRNGSLVAEPDTGTRDTAAQWILSTTGDKTWTLVNVATGQLPDVYGQSTNDGAGVGVWTPNSGYNQRWKLTDVTS, encoded by the coding sequence ATGGCACACCGCACCCGTACGAACCGCAGCCGTACGAGACGGCTCTTCGGGGCCATCGGCATCACGGCCCTGGCCACCGGCACGGCCATGGCCACGACCTCCCTGCCGATGGCGCACGCCGACACGACGGCCGCAGCCGCCGCGGTGACGGTCAGCCCCGACCCCTCCTACATGGGCGACAAGTTCGAGGGCTGGGGCACCAGCCTGGTCTGGTTCGCCAACGCCACCGGCGACTACCCGAAGCCGATCCGCGAGAAGCTCGCGAACCTCCTCTTCGGCGAGGACGGCCTCAACCTCAACATCGCCCGCTACAACATCGGCGGCGGCAACGCCCCCGACGTCAAGGACTACCTGCGGGCCGGCGGCGCGGTCGAGGGCTGGTGGAAGGCCCCGGCGGGCACCACCCGCGAGGACGTCGACTGGTGGAGCGCGGACGACGAGAACGACTGGAACAAGGACGCCGACGCCACCCAGCGCTGGTGGATCGACCGCATCAAGAAGGACATCACCCACTGGGAGACCTTCAGCAACTCCCCGCCGTGGTTCATGACGGAGAGCGGCTACGTCTCCGGCGGCTTCGACGCGTCGAAGGACCAGCTGAAGGAGGAGTCGGTCGAGGACTTCGCCAAGTACCTCGTCGGCGCCACCGAGCGCCTGGAGAAGGCCCACGGCATCAAGGTCGACACCCTCGACCCCTTCAACGAGCCCAACACCAACTACTGGGGCACCAAGCTCGGCGCCGACGGCCAGCCGACCGGAGGCCGCCAGGAGGGCGCCCACATAGGCCCGGAACTGCAGCAGAAGGTGCTGCGGGCGCTGGGCCCGGTCCTCGACGACTCCCGCACCCGCGCCGGGATCTCCGCGATGGACGAGACGAACCCGGGCACGTTCGCCACGAACTGGAACTCCTACCCCAAGGAGGTCCGTGACCTGGTCGACCAGATGAACGTCCACACCTACGGCACCAGCCAGCGCACCACGGTCCGCGACCTCGCCAAGGCCGCCGACAAGCCGCTGTGGATGAGCGAGGTCGAGGGCGACTGGGGCGACGGCCAGAGCTTCACCGACATGCGCCCCGGTCTGGGCCTCGCCCAGCGCATGGTCGACGACCTCCGTGAACTGGAGCCCAAGGCCTGGGTGTTCTGGCAGCCGGTCGAGGACTACGACAACATGAAGCCGGGCGGCGAGTCCGCCAAGGGCGGCAACTGGGGCTCGATCCAGCTCTCCTTCGCCTGCACCCAGTCGGACACGCTCGAGACGTGCCCCATCTACACGAACACCAAGTTCGACACGGCCCGTAACTTCACCCACTACATCAAGCCGGGCGACCGTCTGATCAAGACGAACGACGAGTCGAGCACGGCGGCGGTCTCGAAGCACGGCGACAGGGCGACGGTCGTCCACGTCAACAGCACGACGGCCTCCCGCGCGGTGACGGTCGACCTCTCGAAGTTCGGCGAGATCTCCAAGCACGCGACGGTGACCCCCGTCGTCACGGACGCCGCGGGCAAGCTGATCCGCGGGCAGGCCGTGAAGGTCGCGGACAAGAAGGCCACGATCACGGTCCCGGCCCAGTCGGTGACCTCGTTCCTGGTCAAGGGCGTGGACGGCGTCGCCGCCTCCCAGGCCGAACTCCAGGACGACCGCACCTACACCCTCACCGGTGTCCAGAGCAGCAAGAACCTGGCCATCGCGGCGGACGGCAAGAGCCTGAACATCAAGACCCCGAGCACGAGCGGTTCGGGTCAGCGGTGGACCGTGGACCGCATCGGCGACAACACCCCCGACAACCGCGCCCGCTACGCCCTCACCGAGCCCACCTCGGGCAAGCGCCTCGCGATCAGGAACGGCTCCCTGGTGGCCGAGCCGGACACGGGCACCCGCGACACCGCCGCCCAGTGGATCCTCTCCACCACGGGTGACAAGACCTGGACCCTGGTGAACGTGGCCACCGGCCAGCTCCCCGACGTCTACGGCCAGTCCACCAACGACGGCGCCGGAGTCGGCGTCTGGACCCCGAACTCGGGCTACAACCAGCGCTGGAAGCTGACGGACGTCACGTCGTAG
- a CDS encoding MerR family transcriptional regulator, whose protein sequence is MTADDSYDRLDDDDYPAYTMGRAAEMLGTTQGFLRAIGEARLITPLRSEGGHRRYSRYQLRIAARARELVDQGTPIEAACRIIVLEDQLEEAQRINAEYRRAATSAAPPDPA, encoded by the coding sequence ATGACCGCAGACGACTCGTACGACCGTCTCGACGACGACGACTACCCCGCCTACACCATGGGGCGGGCCGCCGAGATGCTCGGCACCACCCAAGGGTTCCTCCGCGCCATCGGCGAAGCCCGCCTCATCACCCCGCTGCGCTCGGAGGGCGGTCACCGCCGCTACTCCCGCTACCAGCTGCGTATCGCCGCCCGCGCCCGCGAGCTCGTCGACCAGGGCACACCCATCGAAGCCGCCTGCCGCATCATCGTCCTGGAAGACCAGCTCGAAGAGGCCCAGCGCATCAACGCCGAATACCGCCGCGCGGCCACGTCCGCCGCGCCGCCGGACCCGGCCTGA
- a CDS encoding DEAD/DEAH box helicase yields MNPTRTSRSTRTRRGSRFGSASAPSRSGGPKRSGGSGRRPGAVQGEFALPKTITPALPAVESFADLGLSRGLLAALTAQGVSVPFPIQGATLPNSLAGRDVLGRGRTGSGKTLAFGLALLARTAGQRAEPRQPLALVLVPTRELAQQVTDALTPYARAVRLRLATVVGGMPMGRQASALRGGAEVVVATPGRLKDFIDRGDCRLDRVAITVLDEADQMADMGFMPQVTALLDQVRPDGQRLLFSATLDRNVDLLVRRYLSDPVVHSVDPSQGAVTTMEHHVLHVHGPDKQRLTTEIAARDGRVIMFLDTKHAVDRLTEELLGCGVRAAALHGGKSQPQRTRTLARFKTGHVTVLVATNVAARGIHVDNLDLVVNVDPPSDHKDYLHRGGRTARAGESGSVVTLVTADQRRDMTRLMAAAGIVPTTTRVRSGEEELSRITGARTPSGIPVTITAPPAEQRKRGTAPRARWGGGRRSAAGTAA; encoded by the coding sequence ATGAACCCCACACGCACCAGCCGTTCTACCCGCACCCGCCGGGGCAGTCGCTTCGGATCGGCGTCCGCCCCGAGCCGGTCGGGAGGACCGAAGCGTTCCGGTGGGTCCGGGCGGCGGCCCGGCGCGGTGCAGGGCGAGTTCGCGCTGCCGAAGACGATCACTCCGGCGCTGCCCGCCGTCGAGAGCTTCGCCGATCTCGGCCTGTCCCGGGGGCTCCTGGCCGCCCTGACCGCGCAGGGCGTGTCCGTCCCGTTCCCCATCCAGGGGGCGACACTGCCGAACTCCCTGGCGGGCCGTGACGTCCTCGGCCGGGGGCGGACCGGGTCCGGCAAGACCCTCGCCTTCGGCCTCGCGCTGCTGGCCCGTACCGCCGGACAGCGGGCCGAGCCCCGGCAGCCGCTGGCGCTCGTCCTCGTCCCCACCCGGGAACTCGCGCAGCAGGTCACCGACGCGCTCACCCCGTACGCCCGCGCCGTGCGGCTGCGTCTGGCCACCGTCGTCGGCGGCATGCCGATGGGCCGGCAGGCGAGCGCGCTGCGCGGCGGCGCCGAGGTCGTCGTGGCCACCCCCGGCCGGCTCAAGGACTTCATCGACCGCGGCGACTGCCGGCTGGACCGGGTCGCCATCACCGTCCTCGACGAGGCCGACCAGATGGCCGACATGGGCTTCATGCCACAGGTCACCGCACTCCTCGACCAGGTCCGGCCCGACGGCCAGCGACTGCTGTTCTCCGCGACCCTGGACCGCAACGTCGACCTCCTGGTCCGCCGCTATCTCAGCGACCCCGTGGTCCACTCCGTGGATCCCTCCCAGGGCGCGGTCACCACGATGGAGCACCACGTCCTGCATGTGCACGGTCCCGACAAGCAGCGGCTGACGACGGAGATCGCGGCACGCGACGGGCGGGTGATCATGTTCCTGGACACCAAGCACGCCGTGGACCGCCTCACCGAGGAGCTCCTCGGCTGCGGGGTGCGGGCAGCGGCCCTGCACGGCGGGAAGTCGCAGCCGCAGCGCACCCGTACGCTCGCCCGGTTCAAGACCGGGCATGTCACCGTCCTGGTCGCGACCAACGTCGCCGCGCGCGGCATCCACGTCGACAACCTCGACCTCGTCGTCAACGTGGACCCGCCGAGCGACCACAAGGACTACCTCCACCGCGGCGGCCGTACCGCACGGGCCGGCGAGTCGGGCAGCGTCGTCACCCTGGTCACCGCCGACCAGCGCCGCGACATGACCCGCCTCATGGCCGCCGCCGGGATCGTGCCCACGACCACCCGGGTCCGCTCCGGCGAGGAGGAGCTCAGCCGGATCACCGGCGCGCGGACGCCCTCCGGGATTCCCGTGACGATCACCGCGCCGCCCGCCGAGCAGCGCAAGCGCGGTACGGCCCCCCGCGCCCGGTGGGGTGGCGGGCGGCGCTCCGCCGCCGGAACGGCGGCCTGA
- a CDS encoding cold-shock protein, which yields MAVGTVKWFNAEKGFGFIEQDGGGPDVFAHFSNIAAQGFRELQEGQKVSFDIAQGQKGPTAENIVSV from the coding sequence ATGGCTGTTGGCACCGTGAAGTGGTTCAACGCGGAAAAGGGTTTCGGCTTCATCGAGCAGGACGGTGGCGGCCCCGACGTGTTCGCCCACTTCTCGAACATCGCCGCCCAGGGCTTCCGCGAGCTCCAGGAGGGCCAGAAGGTCTCCTTCGACATCGCGCAGGGTCAGAAGGGTCCGACGGCCGAGAACATCGTTTCCGTCTGA